From Burkholderiales bacterium, one genomic window encodes:
- a CDS encoding NAD(P)/FAD-dependent oxidoreductase, whose protein sequence is MAERIDCAVIGGGVVGLAVARKLAMSGREVVVLEAEEHFGTHTSSRNSEVMHAGIYYSTGSLKAKLCFAGRNRLYEYCAEHAVNHKRIGKVIVACDETELPGLDKYRKQAEINGCDDLRMLTQDELAEMEPAVKCVAGFLSPSTGIIDAHGLMLAYQGDLEAHGGMIALASPVVSGQVTGDGILLEVGGAEPMSLLCNTVVNCAGFNAQAVARSIKGIPEASIPPTYYAIGHYYTLSGAAPFSRLIYPVARQDWLGVHVTIDLGGQVKFGPDFAWIDRIDYKFDDSPRHEAAFYTAIRRYYPGLKDGALQPGYTGIRPKIHGPKEPAPDFVIQGPRDHGIEGLVNLYGIESPGLTSSLAIGDYVEGLLSAP, encoded by the coding sequence ATGGCGGAAAGAATCGATTGCGCCGTGATCGGCGGCGGCGTGGTAGGCCTCGCGGTCGCACGCAAGCTGGCCATGAGCGGACGCGAAGTCGTCGTGCTCGAAGCCGAAGAGCATTTCGGAACCCACACGAGCTCGCGCAACTCCGAAGTGATGCACGCGGGCATCTACTATTCCACCGGCTCGCTCAAGGCGAAGCTGTGCTTCGCGGGCCGCAACCGGCTGTACGAGTACTGCGCCGAGCACGCGGTCAATCACAAGCGCATCGGCAAGGTGATCGTCGCGTGCGACGAGACCGAGCTGCCGGGCCTCGACAAGTATCGCAAGCAGGCCGAGATCAACGGCTGCGACGACCTGCGCATGCTCACGCAGGACGAGCTGGCCGAGATGGAGCCCGCAGTGAAATGCGTCGCGGGCTTTCTGTCGCCGTCGACCGGCATCATCGACGCGCACGGGCTCATGCTCGCCTACCAGGGCGACCTCGAAGCGCACGGCGGCATGATCGCGCTCGCGAGCCCGGTCGTGTCGGGACAGGTCACGGGCGACGGCATCCTGCTCGAAGTCGGCGGCGCCGAGCCGATGTCGCTCCTGTGCAATACCGTCGTCAACTGCGCGGGATTCAACGCGCAGGCGGTCGCGCGCAGCATCAAGGGCATACCCGAAGCCTCGATCCCGCCGACCTATTACGCGATCGGCCACTACTACACCCTCTCGGGCGCGGCGCCGTTCAGCCGCCTCATCTATCCGGTCGCGCGCCAGGACTGGCTCGGGGTGCACGTGACCATCGATCTCGGCGGCCAGGTGAAGTTCGGTCCCGATTTCGCGTGGATAGACCGCATCGATTACAAATTCGACGATTCGCCCCGGCACGAAGCGGCGTTCTATACGGCGATCCGGCGCTACTACCCCGGCCTCAAGGACGGCGCGCTGCAACCGGGCTACACCGGGATCCGTCCCAAGATCCACGGTCCCAAAGAGCCCGCGCCCGATTTCGTCATCCAGGGTCCGCGCGATCACGGCATCGAAGGACTCGTGAACCTGTACGGCATCGAATCGCCGGGGCTCACCTCGTCGCTCGCCATCGGCGACTACGTCGAAGGGCTGCTCAGCGCGCCGTGA
- a CDS encoding thiamine pyrophosphate-binding protein, with the protein MNNADLLVALLTRAGIRRGFGVPSGNVLPLIEAMRVGGIDFVLTAHEGSAAFAADVTARVSGTPGLCIATLGPGATNLTTGVGCAYLDRTPLIAITCNLNQAQLGRRIQMWIDHAALFKPIVKASFRLRAGSIVETVSEALRMARSEPHGPVHLDLPEDVALAAATEQLPDDIAPAPAADAVDLRAAAALLRRAQRPFAVIGASAMRMRDPALLRAFVERHRIPYATTTMAKGLIDEDHPLSIGCIERAARQVQRRFVRERADLVIGLGYDTIEVEYEAWVGNVPVLHVDIERADVDASVRLEAEVVAPLDASVRALAALAPARHAWTDQEVSAHRVAFQAALRPASASFCPHHAIDVVRRVLPRDGVLAFDVGAHTHQIASQWTAHSPRTFLITNGWSSMGFGLPAAIAAKLARPDLPVVCIVGDGCFQMTCGEVAVAQRERLAIPFVVLDDGWLSLIKVKQERRALDLYGTSLDRESRNPPAHYFGVPAAGVESAEALERELTAALAADGPRVIEARVDAAHYSQTVYD; encoded by the coding sequence GTGAACAACGCCGATCTCCTGGTAGCGCTCCTGACGCGCGCCGGGATCAGGCGAGGCTTCGGAGTGCCCAGCGGCAACGTGCTACCGCTGATCGAAGCGATGCGCGTCGGCGGCATCGATTTCGTGCTGACCGCGCACGAAGGCTCCGCGGCTTTCGCGGCGGATGTCACTGCGCGCGTGAGCGGCACGCCCGGTCTGTGCATCGCGACGCTCGGCCCGGGCGCGACCAATCTCACCACCGGCGTCGGCTGCGCCTATCTCGACCGCACGCCGCTGATCGCGATCACCTGCAACCTCAACCAGGCGCAGCTCGGCCGGCGCATCCAGATGTGGATCGACCATGCCGCGCTGTTCAAGCCGATCGTGAAGGCGAGCTTCCGGCTGCGTGCGGGCAGCATCGTCGAGACGGTGAGCGAAGCGCTGCGCATGGCGAGGAGCGAGCCGCACGGGCCGGTGCATCTCGACCTGCCGGAGGACGTCGCGCTCGCCGCCGCGACCGAGCAACTGCCCGACGACATCGCGCCTGCGCCCGCAGCCGACGCGGTCGATCTCCGGGCCGCCGCGGCGCTGCTGCGCCGTGCGCAGCGGCCGTTCGCGGTGATCGGCGCGAGCGCGATGCGCATGCGCGATCCCGCGCTGCTGCGCGCCTTCGTCGAGCGCCACCGCATTCCGTACGCCACGACGACGATGGCCAAAGGCCTGATCGACGAAGACCATCCCTTGTCGATCGGCTGCATCGAGCGCGCGGCGCGCCAGGTCCAACGGCGGTTCGTGCGCGAGCGCGCGGACCTCGTGATCGGCCTCGGCTACGACACGATCGAAGTCGAATACGAAGCGTGGGTCGGCAACGTCCCGGTGCTGCACGTCGACATCGAGCGCGCCGATGTCGACGCATCGGTCCGGCTGGAGGCCGAGGTCGTCGCGCCGCTCGACGCGTCGGTGCGCGCGCTGGCAGCGCTGGCGCCGGCGCGCCACGCCTGGACCGATCAGGAGGTCTCCGCGCATCGCGTGGCGTTCCAGGCCGCGCTGCGCCCGGCGTCGGCGAGCTTCTGCCCGCATCACGCGATCGACGTCGTGCGCCGCGTGCTGCCGCGCGACGGCGTGCTCGCTTTCGACGTCGGGGCGCACACGCACCAGATCGCGAGCCAGTGGACCGCGCACTCGCCGCGTACCTTCCTCATCACCAACGGCTGGTCGTCGATGGGCTTCGGCCTGCCGGCCGCGATCGCCGCGAAGCTCGCGCGCCCGGACCTGCCGGTGGTGTGCATCGTCGGCGACGGCTGCTTCCAGATGACGTGCGGCGAGGTCGCGGTCGCGCAGCGCGAACGATTGGCGATTCCTTTCGTCGTGCTCGACGACGGCTGGCTGAGCCTGATCAAGGTCAAGCAGGAACGGCGGGCGCTCGACCTCTACGGAACGTCACTCGACCGCGAATCGCGGAATCCCCCGGCGCATTACTTCGGCGTCCCTGCCGCCGGTGTGGAAAGCGCCGAGGCGCTGGAGCGCGAGCTGACCGCGGCGCTCGCGGCGGACGGCC
- a CDS encoding DUF3025 domain-containing protein: MFEPFARCAGRLGGSTDWPRRSALDALLAEHRVRNARGDALRAVGPGVGGAAAYEGRVFERRELAVREGEWHDLMNVLVWCVFPATKAALNARHAESAAAEAGGRRGRARDALTLFDESGAIVVSSDADLLDELRAFRWRELFVGKRARVRTALRVYLFGHGLLEKALAPYVGMTAQAITLAVDREVIENRALVDRATAKYVADVLTTPRDLAPLPVLGVPGWWKANEEEAFYDDTAYFRPGRRR, translated from the coding sequence ATGTTCGAGCCGTTCGCGCGGTGCGCCGGCCGCCTCGGCGGCTCCACCGACTGGCCGCGCCGCAGCGCGCTCGACGCGCTGCTGGCCGAGCACCGCGTGCGCAACGCCCGCGGCGATGCGCTGAGAGCGGTCGGGCCGGGCGTGGGCGGCGCCGCTGCGTATGAAGGCCGCGTCTTCGAGCGCAGGGAGCTCGCGGTGCGCGAGGGCGAGTGGCACGACCTCATGAACGTGCTGGTGTGGTGCGTTTTTCCGGCGACCAAGGCTGCGCTGAACGCGCGGCACGCCGAGTCCGCCGCAGCCGAGGCGGGCGGCAGGCGCGGCCGCGCCCGCGATGCGCTCACGCTGTTCGACGAGAGCGGCGCGATCGTCGTCTCCAGCGACGCCGATCTCCTCGACGAGCTGCGCGCGTTTCGCTGGAGAGAGCTGTTCGTCGGGAAGCGCGCCCGCGTGCGCACGGCGCTGCGCGTCTATCTCTTCGGCCATGGACTGCTGGAGAAAGCACTGGCCCCGTACGTCGGCATGACCGCGCAGGCGATCACGCTCGCGGTCGATCGCGAGGTGATCGAAAACCGCGCACTCGTCGATCGAGCGACCGCGAAGTACGTCGCGGACGTGCTGACAACGCCGCGCGATCTCGCGCCGCTGCCGGTGTTAGGCGTTCCGGGCTGGTGGAAAGCGAACGAAGAAGAGGCGTTCTACGACGATACCGCTTACTTCAGGCCCGGCCGCAGGCGATAA